One stretch of Labrus bergylta chromosome 24, fLabBer1.1, whole genome shotgun sequence DNA includes these proteins:
- the mxra5a gene encoding matrix-remodeling-associated protein 5: MKTPALCVLLPLLLLVILPPVASGPCPRSCSCPQPTELHCTFRSLLTIPAAVSKHVERINLGFNSINKITDTSLSGLKKLELLMVHGNDIHSVPDGAFRDLTSLQMLKMSYNKLKEINRHTLHGLWSLARLHLDHNRLEFIHPDSFQGLTSLRLLQLEGNRLQQLHPATFSTFSLMGHFHVSTLRHLHLSDNGLTALSSTLLDTMPQLENLYLHGNPWTCDCNMGWFKDWFKTSPGVLKCKKDRALPGGQLCPMCSSPRSLRRKELQAVEKVVCSSPVITSPQRTSPPDEADTEVKTTGDFREPFGNISMGLSDEHGNEVDLQCSVGEPRRLTKINWEQVDQLHLASNMSFSVDIECSVDRERYERLWRLIAYYSSVPAHLKRGVLLRKDPHPTYVYRQDSEKDAQYYTGVKVNMMAQPAWLMQNSADLQLNRLQSSAKIVKLILSSDFSETVEAELVQRQRRTWVMIESTNTTRKVLSVILGRPSQMDCDIQSSGQAVIHWMLPDGSKVEAPYSSADNRVSVSDEGQLLIKAVSHTDAGIYYCVAKVHGDLAVLPFHLTVQDSSISPPGDDTSVTSVEGFAGSPISLPCTASGSPDAEINWILPSSNIVSFRVNSSRASVYSNGTLHIPQSQTLDNGFYKCIAINQHGVDTLATKVTVVRRKGVIRPLRKFPARPQSASGVSTQIKVPTEEIEEASGDAEVTQAPKSPLDAGRRRIPGGVVPGGRRGVHPSRNVWRRPLAPRKPAVSRDDDRKNVIESRRKINVSKSKIDPEKWADILAKIRDRNTQNAVTQIPERRMTEQTTPTQEAFEGSSDGEQERGDQDGLTTPGGTHEDITRGKDARVTSNSNAAQATHGRTSNSQHTIQASTEPYTTHTAFNVQHTTPNTNLDIHTTSNSEFFLPQTTSVPLHAVTFWQANTNTASRSHTNSVQENQSTNTDVDGDTTADQSKVLKESEGLDESPDVVASSHNDRDLTLSGSEVISLLNQNESGPSHGENSSTSPPHTQPNDTAHNAMLTTAPSTTLSAPASGRRGSKGHPNSKRRNGGRRRRPNGRKQKLNKPLHFNATTPSPAMTTAFTQIKIEPLEVSFNTPDPSQARTSGRMSHKESTVPGHDDKLSSLPSSPPEMKNSQLDGAKPLFKSTSAAPSFPTASPGIGHGKAISQTALGISESAEIVERLTWTTQQTFMSSPLPPVEPSEGRLKGGVMGDVGPATTSDYSSRGFHTVTQVKTDVEANQSGHDFTDKDTVNLLQSASAASSIEREIKTTPVPASSGILTTPSILLVDDVDTEQVTTKGAESAYHTSPQNKGTSSESQEANVNTGALLSATTSRPDVTPETSSPRATTLEGLRINNIEYNHNQDHQTQSSTTPEPQGTSAVHPETHPPDHTLDLSHSAKPTSPSLKSTREPTIKQTTAPAPSTPAVQADTFTQRLLTSTQDVSRNYQVPGPGSAPGGKPRITKSNFQTFTVKAETDARLPCEAEGEPMPFLSWTKVASGASIAKNTRVQRFEVLQNGTLIISDIQPMDGGQYLCTVQNQFGTDNMVVNLVVLSQHPVVLQPRHRDVTVHPGGRVDLECKVEGHPTPRVTWVLPNQVRMPAAPVAFTPQQRVAVSSNGTLQISQAIFTDRGIYKCIGSSAAGADTVSVRLYVSALPPVIQQTQEENTTLQEGATAFIHCTATGSPQPVIRWATPDGLQLIASQSITGRNLIVFPNGTLSIRGLGPGNAGRYECSASNVVASRKRTVNLKVRRNVNAAKATITSSSPLRTDVSYGGTLLLDCVARGEPAPRIMWRTPSKKLVDAQFSFDPRIKVFPNGTITVRSAMDTDSGDYLCVARNKMGDDYVQLKVNVLTRAAKIKQKQQQSSQEVVYGGDLKVDCVASGLPNPEISWALPDGTMVNPVKHRDGVSGGRSRRYVVFDNGTLYFNDVGVPEEGDYTCYAENQLGKDEMKVRVKVKVVSSKPQIQDKNQKTIKVFYGETVTLRCNAKGDPLPGITWISPMNKFISPAVDKYQILDDGTLVVQKVQRFDGGNYTCMARNNAGQDHKVTKLEVLVQSPVINGFRGESNSVKVAALPDQRKLIDCVAEGKPTPRIMWVLPGNVILPAPYKSNRMTVHQNGTLEIHSPKRTDSGKLACIARNEGGEVRLVVNLDVKELVDRPQIRGSKTDSLSLTVGNAMTLNCSFEGLAPPRVTWMLPNGTPLQSGARFSKFFHHPSGSLIISNPSVAEAGMYRCLGHTSRGLAEQIITLSPGRKPEILNRYNSPVSVVNGQTLLLHCLTSGEPLRLTWTLPSGVVLNRPQRAGRYAVLPNGTLAIQQVSVYDRGSYICRAANEYGSSMLSLSVIVIAYPPRITNGPPSMTYAKRGVAVQLNCVATGIPRADVAWETPDKTRLAVSSQPRLFGNKYLHPQGSLIIQNPTHRDAGVYRCTARNAIGTDTKSTILNVF; encoded by the exons ATGAAGACCCCAGCGCTGTGcgtcctcctccctctgctgctcctggTGATCCTGCCCCCGGTCGCCTCTGGCCCCTGCCCCCGGTCTTGCTCGTGCCCTCAGCCTACCGAGCTGCACTGCACCTTCCGCTCCCTCCTCACCATCCCGGCCGCTGTTTCCAAACACGTGGAGCGCATCAACCTGGG ATTCAACAGCATCAATAAAATCACAGACACATCTCTGTCTGGTCTGAAGAAGCTGGAGCTGCTGATGGTTCATGGGAATGACATCCACAGTGTGCCTGACGGTGCGTTCAGGGACCTCACATCACTGCAG ATGTTGAAGATGAGCTACAACAAACTGAAGGAGATCAACAGACACACCCTTCATGGTCTGTGGTCGTTGGCGAGGTTACACCTGGACCACAACCGGCTGGAGTTCATCCACCCGGACTCCTTCCAGGGCCTCACCTCGCTGCgtctgctgcagctggaaggaAACCGGCTTCAGCAGCTTCACCCGGCCACCTTCTCCACCTTCTCTCTGATGGGACACTTCCACGTCTCCACGCTGAGACACCTGCACCTGTCGGACAATGGGCTGACCGCTCTGTCCTCCACGCTGCTGGACACCATGCCTCAGCTAGAGAACCTGTACCTCCATGGGAACCCGTGGACCTGCGACTGCAACATGGGGTGGTTCAAAGATTGGTTTAAGACCTCACCAG GTGtcttgaaatgtaaaaaggaCAGAGCGCTCCCCGGTGGCCAGCTGTGCCCGATGTGCTCGTCTCCCAGATCCCTCCGGAGGAAAGAGCTCCAGGCTGTGGAGAAAGTGGTCTGCAGCAGCCCCGTCATCACCTCCCCTCAAAGGACTTCTCCACCTGATGAGGCGGACACTGAGGTCAAAACCACGGGGGACTTCAGGGAACCTTTTGGAAACATCTCAATGGGTCTGTCGGATGAACACGGGAATGAGGTGGATCTGCAGTGCAGCGTTGGTGAGCCGAGAAGGCTAACTAAGATCAACTGGGAGCAGGTGGACCAGCTCCATCTGGCCTCCAACATGAGCTTCTCTGTGGATATTGAATGTTCTGTAGATAGAGAAAGGTATGAGCGGCTGTGGAGGCTGATTGCGTACTACAGCAGTGTGCCTGCACACTTAAAAAGAGGCGTTCTGCTCAGAAAGGATCCTCACCCTACGTATGTGTACAGACAGGACTCTGAGAAGGATGCACAGTACTACACAGGTGTTAAAGTGAACATGATGGCCCAGCCAGCGTGGCTGATGCAGAactctgcagacctccagctgaacAGACTTCAGTCATCAGCCAAGATAGTGAAACTGATCCTGAGCAGTGATTTCTCAGAGACGGTGGAGGCCGAGCTggtgcagagacagaggaggacatGGGTTATGATTGAGTCGACGAACACGACTCGTAAAGTGCTGAGTGTTATCCTGGGAAGGCCAAGTCAAATGGACTGTGACATTCAGAGTTCTGGACAAGCAGTCATCCACTGGATGCTTCCAGATGGCTCCAAGGTGGAAGCTCCGTACAGCAGTGCAGACAACAGGGTGTCTGTGTCCGATGAAGGGCAGCTGCTTATTAAAGCTGTCAGCCACACAGACGCAGGAATTTACTACTGCGTCGCCAAGGTTCACGGAGATCTCGCGGTCTTGCCTTTCCACCTAACAGTGCAGGACTCTTCTATCTCCCCCCCAGGAGACGACACCTCAGTCACATCTGTGGAGGGATTTGCAGGGAGCCCCATTTCTCTGCCGTGCACAGCGTCTGGTTCCCCTGATGCGGAAATTAACTGGATTCTGCCAAGCAGCAACATTGTGAGTTTCCGAGTGAACTCCTCTAGAGCTTCGGTCTATTCCAACGGCACGCTTCATATCCCTCAAAGTCAGACCCTGGACAATGGGTTTTATAAATGTATCGCCATAAATCAACATGGTGTGGACACGCTGGCTACAAAAGTCACTGTGGTCAGGCGAAAAGGAGTTATAAGGCCTTTGAGGAAGTTTCCAGCAAGACCTCAGTCGGCCTCAGGGGTCAGCACTCAGATTAAAGTCCCCACAGAGGAAATCGAGGAGGCTTCAGGGGACGCAGAGGTCACTCAGGCACCAAAAAGCCCATTGGATGCTGGGAGAAGGAGAATCCCTGGAGGGGTGGTTCCAGGTGGCAGGAGGGGGGTCCATCCCTCGAGGAATGTGTGGAGAAGGCCGTTAGCGCCGCGGAAACCTGCGGTATCACGCGATGACGACAGGAAGAATGTGATCGAGAGCAGGAGGAAAATCAATGTGTCAAAGAGTAAAATAGACCCGGAGAAATGGGCGGACATTTTGGCAAAGATTAGAGATAGAAACACTCAGAACGCTGTAACTCAAATCCCAGAGAGGAGAATGACGGAGCAGACAACGCCGACACAGGAAGCTTTTGAGGGATCATCTGATGGCGAGCAGGAAAGAGGCGACCAAGATGGCTTAACAACGCCAGGAGGAACTCATGAAGACATTACACGAGGCAAAGACGCACGTGTGACATCTAACAGCAACGCTGCACAAGCAACACATGGCAGGACATCAAACAGTCAGCACACAATCCAAGCTTCAACAGAGCCATACACAACCCACACTGCATTTAATGTACAACATACAACCCCTAATACAAACTTGGACATACACACAACTTCAAACAGTGAGTTTTTCCTCCCACAGACCACATCTGTTCCCCTGCATGCTGTCACTTTCTGGCAGGCGAACACAAACACGGCGAGCAGAAGCCATACAAATTCTGTACAAGAGAACCAGAGCACAAATACAGATGTGGACGGAGACACAACAGCTGATCAGTCCAAGGTGTTGAAGGAGAGCGAGGGTCTGGACGAGAGCCCGGATGTTGTTGCCAGCTCTCATAATGATAGAGACCTCACTTTGAGTGGAAGTGAAGTCATCTCTTTGCTCAACCAGAATGAATCGGGGCCAAGCCACGGGGAAAATTCATCAACATCTCCGCCTCATACTCAACCAAATGACACAGCACATAATGCGATGCTCACAACAGCACCGTCAACCACGCTTTCAGCTCCAGCTTCAGGAAGGAGGGGCTCTAAAGGACACCCGAACTCTAAGAGAAGGAATGGAGGGCGTCGCCGGAGGCCGAACGGAAGGAAGCAAAAGCTGAATAAACCCCTCCACTTTAATGCCACCACGCCGTCACCCGCCATGACTACTGCATTCACACAGATTAAAATAGAACCATTAGAAGTCAGTTTCAATACCCCTGATCCAAGTCAAGCAAGGACATCAGGCAGAATGAGTCATAAAGAAAGCACAGTCCCAGGGCATGACGACAAACTCTCTTCACTACCATCCTCTCCCCCAGAAATGAAAAACAGCCAACTAGACGGAGCCAAACCGCTGTTCAAGAGCACGTCAGCGGCACCATCTTTTCCAACAGCCTCTCCAGGAATAGGTCACGGAAAGGCAATTTCTCAAACAGCCTTGGGAATTTCAGAGAGTGCAGAGATCGTTGAGAGGCTCACATGGACCACTCAGCAGACATTTATGAGCAGCCCTCTTCCACCTGTTGAACCCTCAGAGGGGAGGCTAAAGGGAGGCGTAATGGGAGACGTTGGACCGGCAACAACCTCTGACTATTCCTCCAGGGGTTTCCACACTGTAACCCAAGTGAAAACAGATGTCGAGGCTAATCAATCAGGCCATGATTTCACAGATAAAGACACTGTAAATCTGCTCCAATCGGCCTCAGCTGCCTCCTCGATTGAGCGTGAAATCAAGACAACCCCTGTGCCTGCTTCAAGTGGCATTCTAACAACACCAAGCATCCTGTTGGTCGATGATGTGGACACAGAACAGGTGACCACAAAGGGAGCTGAAAGTGCCTATCATACTTCTCCACAGAATAAAGGCACAAGCAGTGAGTCACAGGAAGCTAATGTGAATACAGGAGCACTTCTCTCTGCTACAACGTCACGCCCTGATGTGACACCTGAAACATCTTCCCCAAGAGCCACCACTCTGGAGGGTCTAAGAATCAACAACATTGAATATAACCACAATCAAGACCATCAAACCCAATCCAGCACCACACCAGAACCTCAGGGGACATCTGCGGTCCATCCTGAAACCCATCCACCTGACCACACGCTGGATCTATCTCACAGTGCAAAACCAACTTCCCCATCGCTGAAATCAACCAGAGAGCCAACAATCAAGCAGACAACTGCCCCAGCCCCATCAACGCCTGCAGTCCAAGCTGATACATTCACACAGAGACTGCTAACAAGCACTCAGGACGTGTCCAGGAACTACCAGGTACCGGGACCGGGATCTGCTCCAGGTGGGAAGCCAAGGATAACGAAGAGTAATTTCCAGACTTTCACTGTGAAAGCAGAAACAGATGCTCGGCTTCCCTGTGAGGCTGAGGGCGAGCCAATGCCCTTCCTGTCCTGGACTAAAGTTGCCAGTG GGGCAAGCATTGCTAAGAACACCAGGGTCCAGAGATTTGAGGTCCTTCAAAACGGTACGTTAATCATCAGTGACATCCAGCCCATGGACGGGGGTCAGTACCTGTGCACCGTCCAGAACCAGTTTGGCACAGACAACATGGTGGTCAACCTTGTGGTCCTGTCTCAGCATCCTGTGGTCCTCCAGCCTCGTCACCGAGACGTCACCGTGCATCCGGGTGGCAGAGTTGATTTGGAGTGTAAAGTGGAGGGTCACCCTACGCCTCGAGTTACATGGGTGCTCCCTAACCAAGTTCGCATGCCTGCTGCCCCTGTTGCCTTTACGCCTCAGCAGCGTGTGGCCGTATCGAGTAATGGGACCCTCCAGATCAGTCAGGCCATTTTCACAGACAGAGGGATTTATAAGTGCATTGGCAGCAGCGCAGCAGGTGCTGACACAGTCTCAGTCCGTCTTTACGTCTCAGCGTTGCCTCCTGTGATTCAGCAGACCCAAGAAGAGAACACTACGCTCCAAGAGGGCGCCACCGCCTTCATCCACTGCACCGCCACGGGTTCCCCACAGCCAGTCATCCGCTGGGCCACACCTGATGGCCTACAGCTCATTGCTTCTCAATCTATTACTGGACGCAACCTCATTGTCTTCCCCAACGGGACCCTCAGTATACGGGGACTGGGCCCAGGGAATGCTGGGAGATACGAGTGCTCGGCCAGCAACGTGGTGGCTTCCAGAAAGAGAACAGTGAACCTGAAGGTTAGGAGGAATGTCAACGCTGCCAAGGCTACCATCACCTCATCATCCCCCCTGAGAACAGATGTGAGTTATGGAGGGACGCTGCTGCTCGACTGTGTGGCGAGGGGCGAGCCAGCGCCTCGGATCATGTGgaggacgccctcaaagaagcTGGTGGATGCTCAGTTTAG TTTCGACCCCAGGATCAAGGTCTTTCCCAACGGCACGATAACCGTCCGCTCTGCGATGGACACCGACAGCGGGGACTACCTGTGCGTGGCTCGTAATAAGATGGGCGATGACTACGTCCAGTTGAAAGTCAACGTGCTGACCAGGGCGGCTAAGAtcaagcagaagcagcagcagtccAGTCAGGAGGTGGTGTACGGTGGAGACCTGAAGGTGGACTGCGTGGCCTCGGGTCTACCTAACCCAGAGATCAGCTGGGCACTGCCTGACGGCACCATGGTCAACCCAGTCAAACATCGGGACGGTGTTAGCGGAGGGCGCAGTCGAAG GTATGTGGTGTTTGACAACGGGACGCTGTACTTCAATGATGTCGGCGTACCTGAGGAAGGCGACTACACCTGCTACGCTGAGAACCAACTGGGCAAAGATGAGATGAAGGTCAGAGTGAAGGTAAAGGTTGTCTCTTCCAAGCCACAAATCCAGGATAAAAACCAAAAGACCATCAAGGTGTTCTACGGTGAAACAGTTACTCTGAGATGTAACGCCAAAGGGGATCCACTGCCAGGCATCACCTGGATATCCCCAATGAATAAATTTATCTCCCCTGCTGTTGACAAATACCAGATCCTGGATGATGGAACACTGGTGGTTCAGAAGGTCCAGCGTTTTGATGGAGGTAACTACACCTGCATGGCCAGGAACAACGCAGGACAAGACCACAAAGTCACCAAGCTGGAGGTTCTGGTCCAGTCTCCGGTAATCAATGGGTTTAGAGGCGAATCCAACAGCGTCAAGGTCGCTGCTCTCCCAGATCAGAGGAAGTTGATTGATTGTGTGGCGGAGGGAAAACCGACTCCTCGCATCATGTGGGTTCTACCAGGAAATGTGATCCTTCCTGCTCCGTACAAGAGCAACAGAATGACGGTGCATCAAAATGGTACTTTGGAAATCCATTCGCCCAAGAGGACAGATTCAGGGAAGCTGGCTTGCATTGCTCGTAATGAAGGAGGGGAGGTTCGGCTGGTGGTTAACTTGGACGTGAAGGAGCTTGTCGACAGACCTCAAATTAGAGGTTCAAAAACAGATAGCTTGTCATTGACAGTTGGGAACGCCATGACTTTGAATTGCTCCTTCGAGGGTTTAGCACCACCTCGTGTTACTTGGATGTTGCCAAACGGCACGCCTCTGCAAAGTGGTGCCCGGTTCTCAAAGTTTTTCCACCACCCCAGCGGCTCTTTGATCATCAGTAACCCCTCTGTTGCTGAAGCTGGGATGTACCGTTGTCTGGGGCATACCTCTCGAGGGCTTGCAGAGCAGATCATCACGTTGTCCCCAGGGAGGAAGCCAGAGATCCTCAACAGATACAACTCTCCTGTCAGCGTGGTTAATGGACAAACACTTCTGCTTCATTGTCTGACCAGCGGCGAGCCCCTTAGACTGACATGGACACTTCCCAGCGGGGTGGTCCTCAACAGGCCGCAGAGAGCTGGACGCTATGCTGTGCTGCCCAATGGGACGCTTGCCATCCAACAAGTTTCCGTCTATGATCGGGGGTCTTATATCTGCCGCGCTGCAAACGAGTATGGCAGCTCTATGCTTTCTCTGTCTGTTATCGTGATTGCATACCCACCGCGAATCACCAACGGCCCTCCCTCTATGACGTACGCCAAACGTGGAGTTGCGGTTCAGTTGAACTGTGTGGCGACCGGGATCCCTCGAGCAGACGTGGCATGGGAAACGCCTGATAAAACTCGCCTGGCTGTGAGTTCGCAACCTAGACT